The sequence below is a genomic window from Silene latifolia isolate original U9 population chromosome 7, ASM4854445v1, whole genome shotgun sequence.
CCACAGGTACATTGATGTACCTTGCTATAATTGGCTAACTCATCCCAAATTGTCTTCATCTTGGTATAATAATCAATGACGGATTGGCCTTTCCTTTGCTTGCAGTCGGCCAACTCCGTTTTTAATTGGTGAACTCGTGGAGAATTGCCAGTGGAATAGCtatcctgcaactccttccagaTTTCTACCACAGTTCCCGAAAAATTGATACTCGCATGAAGAGTTTCTTCAATCGAACATCGTATCCATGATTTCAACATGGCATTGCACTGTCGCCATGCCACGGCTTCGAGTGTTTCGTCTTGATTTTTGGACAGAACCGGTTTCTTTACGTGGCCCTCGACGAAAGACAATTTGTTCTTAGCATCGAGAGCAGTTTTGACCGCATCAGCCCAAAGTTCATAATTCTTTCCATTAAATTTGCTTGAAACTAATGAGAGATTTGTGCTCTCACTAGGATGTAGATACAGAGGTGAGCATGATGAAATTTGCTCTTGTTTTGATCCCTCTGGTTTTGTCatgatgagaaaaaaaaatgagatttttttgtttttttttttttttttggaaaaattaATTTGCAACCTGCTCTGGTGCCATATAGAAATGCAAGAACAGTAGCGTAAGTTGTAGTAATTGAATATAATTgaatgaatgagacttatacaaCACCCTAATTTATACAATTCTAACTCCATATATTAGGGACAATTCCCTAATATATGCCATGCTTAACTCCACCATTTAAGGGAAAGCCATAAGACAATATCCTAAATATAAGGCACTAAATAACCAATAGTAGTATAATATTGACTATATCTCATTAGTTTCCAGCACTTGAAGCACCAAATGATCCAAAATTGTGCTCATTAAAACCTGAATCCATGGCgactccatcatcatcatcatcatcatcaacagccGCAGATCAACCAACTACAACTCCATTACCACCACCTTCATTTCTCGATCAATGGAGGGAACGAATCTTCTACCCTACTCTTCTAGGAGGTTatttcataaaccctaatttcccaATTTCACTCGTTTTATTCTTGATATTATTGAATTCTTTACACAGCTGATTATTGAAATTGTTGATGAATTCTCAGGAATTGTTGGTGGAGCAATTGGCGCAATGTCAAAGCATCGCAAAGTTCATGGCGTCGCGAATATGTCAGCTACTTATGCTACTAATTTCGCCATTGTTTCTGGGGTTTACTGTGGTAATTTTATGCTTCCTTTTCATCTTTGATCTATTTATCGATTTTACTGTGTTATTAATGTGTGAAGTGGCGTAACAAGGATTTGAACTTAGGGGCGGAAATTCTAGTTATCAAACTAGTAATGCTATAGACTGAATATAGAGGCGTAATAAAGATTTGACTTGGCAGCGCGTAATTTCAGGGGCGGACTAGTATTTCAATTCAGTGAAATAGAAAACTATATCAAAATTTTTGATGGCAAATATCGAAATTGTCATTGGCAGGGGCCTAGAAGGAGACCTCCCTTGCTAGGTGCTAGCCCCTTGCTGCGTCAATTAGGGCAAAATAAGTTCTATTGGGCTTCCATTATTAAAATCATACTACCCTAATTTCGCCATGGAGGCGTTCACTTCAGCAGCGGCAGCTTCATCCTTGTTCCCTCAAGCAAGGTAGCTTTCATAGACTGTTTGCTGGAGTACTTTACGAATAAAAGAATTTTACTTAAAGAAAGTTTTTCTTGAATGTATTCAACTATATTCCAGAGAAGTGTAATCTCGTGGGTCTATTGAAATGGAAAATGGATTAGAGTTAGGAGAGTTTAATACGCTACTGATGTTAAGATTGGAGGATTATGGGCATGTGTTCTAGCAGTTATTCTGGTGGAAATAGCTTATGGAGTCCAATGGAATTAGGTTGGCCTGTGATGGAGGATTGCAGACTGCAGATGTAGAGTCGCTGACGGTGATAAGTGATGTTTTATTGATCTGTAGGGAGCAGTGTGATAAGATGCGAATGTGGAATTAGTCAATTAGTTTTTAGAGAAGCATCTTGACAACTTTGGAAAATGACGGACTGTTCCTGGGCTATTTCTCATTGAACGGAGGTTTATGCAAAATTCAGGAATCAGCTTCCATCGGTGCAATGATCAATGCATAATCTATCGtttatgatttatgattttaatcTAACTATCAAATAAGAAAATCACTTACACGTGCACTTGAACTTGCACCCGGTCCTTTGTCCCTTATTATTAGTACTTTTAGGCATAGTCCATCAATGCTCCATGTTCTTAAGTAAATCTCTTTAAGACTTACTGCCTTACTGGTTCATGTACTGTGATCATTCTTAGCTACTCACTATGTGTTTCTATATTCTGTAAGAAAGCTAATGAGTTTTGTAAGATGCTGCTTAAACTGAATGTGGTGTGTAATTTTCTTCCTGCCTTGTAGGAGCACGTGAATTTGTAAGAGTAACTCGGAAATCTGAACATGGCGATCTTATCAACTCTGCTCTTGGAGGGTTTTGTAGTGGTGCTGTTCTTGGCCGCCTTCAAGGTCAGTACTTTGGTTTAAATTAGATCGAGTGAACACGGGATGACATGATTAGAATGATGTTTCATATTTGATTATGTTGTGTCATAAATGGTCACTTGGTCAGAACTCAAAAGTACCACGTAAAATAACTCTTAACACAAATGTTCGAAATCTGTTTAAATTGTATGGTGTCAGGATGTTATCTTACCCACAATCAGGCGTCGTTTGGCCGAGTCGTCATAGGAATGGGAAAGGGAATGAAACTTTCTCATTCGCTTACATGATGTTTGTTGACTCCCTTTTTCTATGCTAGCATTACACCTTATTCTCTTGAATTGATTCCCAAAACACCGGCGATAGGGTGTGTTCTGGGGTGGCTGGTGGTGATGGTTGGTAGACTTTCTTATTCCTTTTGAAGTTCAATTCAAACACTGTAGGATCGTTTGGTTCGTAAGAGGAACTGCAATTCCTAGGAAGtagtaattcacatgaattggtaGAAagtcgtttggttggaatgcaggAAGTGAATTCCACAATAActcccacttacctagggggactaggtaagcaacttcctccataatggaggaattGGAGTTCTTATGGAAGTCTAATTCATGGGATTTGGGCAAACAAACAACTCATTAATTTTACAAATCCCATGAATTACAAATTACAATGCAAACGACTCCTGGGGAATTATGGGTTTCTTTGTCCTTTCCCTTTGTATTCCTTTCTTGATTCATTTCCTTACCCTTGTGTGAACCAAATGCCCCGTCAAACACTTTTGCAATTTGGGGTAGGACTGATAGCCATGTTTGATAGACAGTATGCTTGTCCGATACACTGATTTTATTCACTATTTGCTTGGGGGTTGAACGAATTTGGTGACCCACCTCTAACCAATTTCTCGGTCTTTAGCATTATGTGCCTAATTGGCTATATTTTTACTTTTGTTAATAGGTGGTCAGCATGGGGCAGTACGCTACTCTATCGTATTTGCTGTCGTGGGAACCGGAGTTGATTATGCTACCCTTAAATTACAGCCTCTTGCAAAGAGCTACTATGATTCACTTTTTGCCAGCGACTTGAAATTACCTGAGTGGTCTCCCATCCAGATACTTGACGAGGAAGCACTTGCTGCCAAACGAGCTCGTGAGGAACAACTACGTGCACAAAGAGCCATAACGATTAGCAACAAAGAATCTTGATTTCAATTTCTTCTCTTACTCATACTCAAGTCCAAATTGTCCTGACACACACAGAAGTAGGAAAGCTCCACAGTTCAGATTGGCCAGTTTTGAAGTTCCTAGCCTTTGTGTTAGGTATAGCCGCAGGGCGGTGGTATGCCTCTTGTGTTTGCTCAAGTCCTGACTTATTATTACGTGGCTTCTCGTTGATAAACGGGTGGTTTTGACTTGACTTTTTGAGAATAGTTCCACCAAGTGTATGAAGCTTTAATCAATAATCCGTTTTGAGGATTCGAGATCTCTTTTTTGTTACTTTTGAATGATGACTTATATTTACACAAATTCTTAAACGAGACCGTCTTACATATGAGTGTATGACCGTCTTACTTAGCTTTGTTATGAGAGTGCTTTGTCCACTAATTTATTTTGAGTGACGACatattttatattaataattattaaGTTTTGGCAAGGATGCAGGTGTAGACAATGCTCGGTGAAGTCTTGAGAGTTGAGACTCTTCCTGAGCCAAGTTGAACAAATCTCAAGTGATGCTAGTTCAAGTGAGGCAATGTACCTGTATGCTCGGTTTGAAACACtcataaaaaaaatatgaaaCAATCATCTCCTTCCTTCACTAAAACCCACAGCCGCATAGGCACCACGAAACTCAATCCTGGTTATGCAATCATCGGCGACCCCTGTAACATTGTTGCTGGTTTGGAGCTTGGGAGGGGGATGGAGTTGGGTGGTTGTCAAAGGGGCGGAGGGGAGGCACCAGAGGTGTCGCCAAGTGATGGTGGTTATGGTAGCATTGGTGATGGGGGTAATGGATGGTAGCTTGTGAGTGCTGGTTGGTTTGGTAGGGTTGTAAAGAATGAGATACTTGAAGGGGTCATGACTTTTGAGTCTTGAGTATAGAGGATTAGGAAGAGTATTGACTATTGAGGGCTTTTACGGAATTCATGGAATAATTAGGGGGTAAATTTTAATCGGGTGATAATTACTAGGGAAGTTAATTACTTGGGTAATGCGTTCCTTGATGATAggtttgacatataagagtaatGATTACGGAGCACAAGGTATGAGGAGACCTACAGTTGCATCCACAACTCAAGCCCAAACGACATTCGTGTGGGGAGGCGTGTTAGAGTATAAAACCGATCTTAAAACTCCAACCATCACTTTAAACTTTTGGTTAAAATGGTTTCTTAACATTAAATTTTGAGCTTGTTAGTGCACACCAATACACCACCGGTagcgattaaaaaaaaaaattttaggaaCAAAGCCGCCCTCTATTTAGAAAAATAAAGGGGAGAGACTATAAAAGCAGTGGTCTATAAGAAACTAGTCCTTAACCAGCCGAGCCGT
It includes:
- the LOC141591901 gene encoding uncharacterized protein LOC141591901 — translated: MELELYKLGCCISLIHSIIFNYYNLRYCSCISIWHQSRLQINFSKKKKKNKKISFFFLIMTKPEGSKQEQISSCSPLYLHPSESTNLSLVSSKFNGKNYELWADAVKTALDAKNKLSFVEGHVKKPVLSKNQDETLEAVAWRQCNAMLKSWIRCSIEETLHASINFSGTVVEIWKELQDSYSTGNSPRVHQLKTELADCKQRKGQSVIDYYTKMKTIWDELANYSKVHQCTCGAAESILKEREDEKVHQFLMGLDNSLYGHIRSNLLMEDEITSLTRAYSLVLREESHKAATKEKEEAIEATSAMADGFRMVRQGVKTKEKRKMTRIFLPHLLSKPWHTEEYCWNKPENGGRGRGRGREDAGVEAEVTMNVRIRWCE
- the LOC141591902 gene encoding uncharacterized protein LOC141591902, with the translated sequence MATPSSSSSSSTAADQPTTTPLPPPSFLDQWRERIFYPTLLGGIVGGAIGAMSKHRKVHGVANMSATYATNFAIVSGVYCGAREFVRVTRKSEHGDLINSALGGFCSGAVLGRLQGGQHGAVRYSIVFAVVGTGVDYATLKLQPLAKSYYDSLFASDLKLPEWSPIQILDEEALAAKRAREEQLRAQRAITISNKES